Part of the Streptomyces sp. f51 genome is shown below.
TACCGGTGGCCGTGCCTCGGGCGGACGCGGAAAGGCCCGCGCCGCTTCCGGTGGCAGCCAGGACACCGCGCAGATCCGCGCCTGGGCCAAGGAGAACGGCCTGGAGGTCAACGACCGCGGCCGTGTTCCCGCGTCCATTCGCGAGGCCTACGAGACCGCCAACGGCTGAGCACGCGGCCGCCGCAGCATCACGCGGTGGCACTGTGTCGCCATCGTCTGCACCAGTCGTACGAGATCGGGGGCGCCCCC
Proteins encoded:
- a CDS encoding Lsr2 family protein, with the translated sequence MAQKVQVLLVDDLDGGEADETVTFALDGKTYEIDLTTANADKLRGLLDPYVKGGRRTGGRASGGRGKARAASGGSQDTAQIRAWAKENGLEVNDRGRVPASIREAYETANG